A part of Halobacillus shinanisalinarum genomic DNA contains:
- a CDS encoding DinB family protein has product MKQYDFHVWAYEKTFSHLRKLPGDLFEKEVQSVFRSLSEVFAHVYVVDHLWLGSDLRKKLC; this is encoded by the coding sequence ATGAAGCAGTATGATTTCCATGTATGGGCCTATGAAAAAACGTTCAGCCATTTAAGGAAACTTCCAGGAGACCTCTTTGAAAAGGAAGTGCAGAGTGTGTTTCGTTCGTTATCAGAAGTGTTTGCACACGTGTATGTCGTTGATCATCTCTGGCTCGGGAGCGATCTCCGGAAAAAGCTTTGCTGA
- a CDS encoding DinB family protein has product MSLIISGSGAISGKSFAEICRSIDQWTDEAKVGSIEDMEELFANLAQEYRLFLQDKQGEEQITVEHPEFGTLTASYSDLIQHVVNHGTYHRGNITAMLRQLGYEGASTDYIFYLYETTQ; this is encoded by the coding sequence ATGTCGTTGATCATCTCTGGCTCGGGAGCGATCTCCGGAAAAAGCTTTGCTGAGATCTGCCGTTCAATCGACCAATGGACAGACGAAGCTAAGGTAGGCAGTATTGAGGATATGGAGGAGCTGTTTGCAAATCTTGCTCAAGAGTACAGGCTCTTTCTTCAAGATAAACAGGGTGAGGAGCAGATAACGGTTGAACATCCGGAGTTTGGAACACTAACCGCTTCCTATTCAGATCTTATTCAGCATGTGGTGAATCATGGTACATATCATCGGGGAAACATTACAGCCATGTTAAGACAGCTAGGCTATGAAGGTGCCTCGACTGATTATATCTTTTACTTGTATGAAACAACACAATGA
- the glsA gene encoding glutaminase A, with translation MKQLTNEYLNEAIEDCRPYAVNGNVNTSLPNFDDTLRDKLGVSIMTTDQSVYSAGNSTHCVPMQSTAKIIALMLALHDFGKERVFQTVGMEPTDEMFNSIGAIESHDKVKPFNPMVNAGAIVVCSLIKGGNNDNRFDRYLRFLKQMTNNNELAMDESVYQAEIANGARNRSLAYFMQSTGALIFDVEAALDLYFRINAVMMCCEDFSRVGLLLARDGVDPGGERLIPPHHLRTVKAIMMTSGMYNSSGEYAVDAGFPCKSGVSGSIIGVVSGRMGIGIVGPAIDKKGNSTAGGALIKKLSRDLKLNMFRTETL, from the coding sequence ATTAACAAACGAATACCTAAATGAAGCCATCGAAGACTGCAGACCTTATGCGGTTAATGGAAATGTAAACACTTCACTCCCTAATTTTGATGATACATTGAGAGATAAACTGGGAGTATCAATTATGACGACTGATCAAAGTGTGTACTCTGCAGGAAATTCAACTCATTGCGTTCCCATGCAAAGCACTGCAAAAATTATTGCGCTTATGCTGGCTTTGCATGATTTCGGAAAAGAACGTGTCTTTCAAACAGTAGGCATGGAGCCGACAGATGAGATGTTTAATTCCATTGGTGCAATTGAATCCCATGACAAAGTTAAACCATTTAATCCTATGGTTAACGCTGGTGCGATCGTTGTTTGTTCACTGATAAAAGGAGGAAACAACGACAATCGTTTTGATCGTTACTTACGTTTTTTGAAACAAATGACCAATAATAATGAGTTGGCTATGGACGAATCTGTTTATCAAGCGGAAATAGCTAATGGCGCTCGCAATCGTTCATTGGCCTACTTCATGCAAAGCACAGGAGCGTTAATCTTCGATGTTGAAGCAGCACTGGACCTTTACTTTCGAATAAACGCAGTGATGATGTGCTGTGAGGATTTTTCCAGAGTTGGGTTACTTCTAGCACGCGACGGCGTTGATCCGGGTGGAGAGAGACTGATCCCTCCCCACCATTTACGTACAGTAAAGGCGATCATGATGACCTCGGGAATGTATAATTCTTCGGGAGAATACGCTGTTGACGCCGGATTCCCTTGTAAAAGTGGGGTTTCCGGCAGTATTATTGGGGTAGTCTCAGGTCGTATGGGTATTGGAATTGTTGGTCCGGCTATTGATAAAAAAGGAAACAGTACAGCTGGAGGAGCACTTATTAAAAAACTATCCAGGGATTTAAAGTTAAATATGTTTCGGACTGAAACGTTATAA